The sequence CAGGCGTCGGATCGGCGACCGTACGCCGCCACTTCCCCACCCGTCGGGCCCTTCTCGAAGCCGTCTTCCAAGAGCGCATCGAAGCTCTGTGCGAACATGCCCACCGGCTGAGTGCGGCCGAGGACGGCCGCACCGCCCTCTTGGAGTGGCTCCGCGCTCTTGTGGCCTATGCGGTCTCGGCCCGCGGATTCGCCAACATCCTCAGCTACGAGCCCCCCACCGAAGAACCCTCCGCGCACTCCTGTGGCATGAGAATCGAGGCGGCCGGAAATCCCCTGCTGCAGCGAGCCATTCACGACAGGGCGGTCGCACCGCATGTCACCTTCCACGACCTGCTGACCCTCGCTGTCGGCATCGCCCTGGCCACCGAGCATCACGAGGACCCCGACACCCAGGCCGGCCGCCTCTTCCGCCTCGCTGTGGAAGGGCTCAGCCCCGGGCACGGCACCGCTGGGGTGCGCGGGAACTCCGTCTCTTCGGAACTGGTGACAGAAAGCCTGCCGAACGAGCGCGCGTGACAAGCGGGATGCCTAGTCGGTGACAACTACCGAGCTTTGGATCAATTCGCGGGCCGATGCACAGCGCTCTGGCGATGGCCCGCACCTTCTGTCGCCCTGAATGCGCGGCCCTATGAGCAGCCCTCGGCAGACCGCCGGCCCCTCGCCACCCGCACGGTCGCTCCCCGCGAGCCGGTCGGCCCTGCCCGCATCGGCCGACGCGCCGTACGGCGGCAGGCAAAGGGTGCGGCGGGGACCCGGTCAGCGGACTTCCGTGAGCCTGCCCGTGGCCACGTCGAAGACGAAACCGCGGACGCGGTCCTTGTGGACGACGAACGGGTCGGCCTTGATGCGCGCGACGGACTGCCGTACGTCCTCCTCCAGGTCGGCGAACGCTTCCGCCGCCCAGGGCGGGCGGATGCCGGTGTCCTTCTGGACCGCGTCCTTGAACCCGTCCTCGGTGAAGGTCAGCATGCCGCAGTCGGTGTGGTGGATGAGGATGATCTCCTCGGTGCCAAGAAGGCGTTGGCTGATGGCGAGCGAGCGGATCTCGTCCTGGGTCACCACCCCGCCGGCGTTGCGGATGACGTGCGCCTCGCCGTCGTTCAAGCCGAGGATCGCGTAGACGTTCAGCCGGGCGTCCATGCAGGCCAGGACGGCGAGTTGACGGGAGGGCGGCAGCGGGAGCGGACCGGAGAAGGTCTCGGCGTAGCGGGCGTTGTTGGCGAGCAGCTCATCGGTGACGGACATGACGGACCTCGGTTCTCTCGTACGGGGAAGGGCACGGGCGGGGTGATGGCGCAGAGCGGGATCACGAGGCCCGGCTACAGAAACCGTCGAAGAGATACACACGACGCGAGGGCCAGAAGCCCGTCAACGTCGCGACCCAGGTCGGCATCACACCAGTGAACTCCTCAACGCCGGGCCAGGCAAGAGAATGCATGTTCGGCGCCGGCGCCGCGACGGCCGTCGGACCGCCGTAGGATCCGAGAGATCGCCCCCGCGGTGGCGAGCCTGTCCGTACCGCCGCCCGCCCCTGCTGCTGATCACTCACCAGAGCCACAACTGCTCGGTAAAGCCCCAACCCGCATGGCCGTGGTCACACCGGCGTCGGACCCGGCCACCGACCGCTACTGGGGGCTCAGGGAGACCGTCTCCCGGATGGACCTCTGATCCAGTTGGGCAAAGAAGCCGCCCCTGGGGGCGGCCTGGAACAGACCGCTGCCCTCCTGGACGCACCTTGCCGGGCGGCTCATGCGGGGAATGCAACCTTCAGGCGGCTCAGTGCGCGCATGGCGTCGCGTTCGATCCGGGAGAGGTCGCCGAGGACCGAGCCGGCCTGGTCGAGGCACTGGCATCGCCCGTCTCACCGGCCTTCGCGATCAGTGCCGCCGTGTGCGTCCACAGGCCGGCCGCCTCGGTGTACAGGGTGTGACCGATGCGCACGTGGTGGTGCGGCAGGCTGGAGCGCTACGGCGTGGAGGGACTCCAGGTCACCTGGTGACCGTCGGCCCTGCCGCCTGACTCCGGCTCTTCCGCGTTGCGCGAGCAGGTGCCGCAGGATGTCGGCGTGGTCACTCCGGTACACGCGGCTCCGCCGGGACGGCGGCTCGGCGCACCCGGTCGAACCGGCCGAGCAGCGCGGTGAGAAGGACCGCCGTCAGGGTTCCGGCGACGACGCCGCTGCCGAGAATCGTACGGGCCCACTCGGGGAACCCCGCGTACAGCTCCGGGCTGAGCAACGGCAGCAGTCCCACCGTGAGCGCGAGCGCGGCCGTCAGGTTGCCCGTACCCGGACCGGACAGGTCGGCTCGGCGGAGCATCTCGACGCCCATCACGGCGATGACGGCGTAGACGACGAGTGCGGAGCCGCCCACGACGGCCTCGGGCATGCCGGCCAGCGCCCGCGACACGGGCGTGACCAGGCCGACGACGATCAGGAGCACGCCTGCCCCGGCGGTCACGAAGCGGCTGCGCACCCCGGTGAGCCGGCCGATGCCGATGTTCTCGGCGCTGGTGATCATGAGGGATGTGCCGAACAGCCCGCCGGCCAGGGAGACGAGGGCGTCGGCGCGGGCGACGCGCGGAACGTCCCGTTCGGGAGCGGGGGTTCGGCCCACGGTCTCACTGTTGAGCACGGTCTGCCCGGTGATCTCGGCCAGCGTGGTGAGGCTGAACACGAGCAGCGGAAGGGCGGCCACGAGGTCGAAGCGGGGTGGACCGAAGGGCAGGAACGCGGGCAGCGCCAAGCCCTTGCCGGCCGCGGGGGCGAAGGCGCCGAGTCCGGTCGTCACCGCTACGACGGTTCCGGCCGCCATCCCGATGAGGACGGAGGTCTGACGCCAGACTCCGCGCAGCAGCACGTACGCGGTGACGGTCGCCGCGACCGTGAGCGCGGCCAGGAGCACCGCGCGCGGCTCGCCCCTGCCGTCCGGGCCGGTGACGAGCCGGGCGGCGACGCGGATCATGGCGATCCCGATGAGCAGGACGGTCACGCCCATGACCAGGGGTGGGAAGAGCCGTACGACCAGGGTGTACAGGGGAAGTACGGCGAGCAGCAGCGCTGCCGCCAGGAGGACGGAACCGGTGGCGGTCGGCGCGCCGTGTTCCTGGGCGATCTGGAGGAACAGCGCCGTCGCGGCACCGCCGGGCAGCATGACGAACGGCAGGCGGC comes from Streptomyces sp. SCL15-4 and encodes:
- a CDS encoding TetR/AcrR family transcriptional regulator — protein: MTGQRSDARRNYRRILAVAEAEVAAHGADASQEQIARSAGVGSATVRRHFPTRRALLEAVFQERIEALCEHAHRLSAAEDGRTALLEWLRALVAYAVSARGFANILSYEPPTEEPSAHSCGMRIEAAGNPLLQRAIHDRAVAPHVTFHDLLTLAVGIALATEHHEDPDTQAGRLFRLAVEGLSPGHGTAGVRGNSVSSELVTESLPNERA
- a CDS encoding carbonic anhydrase; protein product: MSVTDELLANNARYAETFSGPLPLPPSRQLAVLACMDARLNVYAILGLNDGEAHVIRNAGGVVTQDEIRSLAISQRLLGTEEIILIHHTDCGMLTFTEDGFKDAVQKDTGIRPPWAAEAFADLEEDVRQSVARIKADPFVVHKDRVRGFVFDVATGRLTEVR
- a CDS encoding uracil-xanthine permease family protein; amino-acid sequence: MTSIPAPAASRSAEAVDARVPLRRLVPLAAQHVLALIAAPVSTVFLVAGTLRMPPGATASLLSAVLLLCGAGALLQSLGVWRIGGRLPFVMLPGGAATALFLQIAQEHGAPTATGSVLLAAALLLAVLPLYTLVVRLFPPLVMGVTVLLIGIAMIRVAARLVTGPDGRGEPRAVLLAALTVAATVTAYVLLRGVWRQTSVLIGMAAGTVVAVTTGLGAFAPAAGKGLALPAFLPFGPPRFDLVAALPLLVFSLTTLAEITGQTVLNSETVGRTPAPERDVPRVARADALVSLAGGLFGTSLMITSAENIGIGRLTGVRSRFVTAGAGVLLIVVGLVTPVSRALAGMPEAVVGGSALVVYAVIAVMGVEMLRRADLSGPGTGNLTAALALTVGLLPLLSPELYAGFPEWARTILGSGVVAGTLTAVLLTALLGRFDRVRRAAVPAEPRVPE